The following DNA comes from Anopheles coustani chromosome 2, idAnoCousDA_361_x.2, whole genome shotgun sequence.
TCGCTTCTCTGCTACAATCAACCAAGCGCGCTCGCGAATACCGCGCCATCGACCACTATTTTACTTGGCAACACACAATATTATCAGAAATGTTCCAGCACTACTTCGGGCGTATTCTATCTTCATCTGAAATCATCgtgggaaggaaaagcgaGAGCAATCAATAACAGGTGAGTGTTAGGAATCACGCCGCGTGGccccaaaaggaaaaaaaggaagatagTTCTTACAACATCTAggttaattgaatttatttccacTAGGAAATGTTAAAGGAGCTGACATACATAATTTGTAGTAAACATAGTAAAGTACATAAGAAgtttatgaaataattgaGCATTTTTAAGGATGCTTGAGTAACATATTTTGTGGATTTTAGGGTACATTTCTTTACTGAGTGTAAGTTCTTTATCATTTTCAAGCCATCCAAAGCATTGATTGAAATGTGAATTCGCTTTTTTATGTGTCTTCAGCCACATATTCCTTTTCTCACATGAGTTGAAAATGCTTGCACGTCCTTTTTGTTTCTAAAATGAGTTCACTAAGAACGTTTGAAATGTGCTGTATAATCCGTAAAAAGTTTTACGTATGACAAAATGCGCTGCGTTAGTTTCGATAATTATGTTCAATCGGGCATTAAAAAAATGCTGCATGGACTTTGGATGTAATATTAGATTTTGTTTCCGATAATAGGATTCTTAAACTATaattttgatataaaacaacgACATGGTTTTGACTTTATTCGTGTCTCTAATATGTACACACTAATTCAGTGACCTGTGACCACTTCACTAAACTTATTTGAAAGAGGGTTGTGTTTCCCATTCACAACCACTGCTGTTGCGGAggatgcaaataaataaaatcaagtgACACCAAAAACAACTGGTTTTGTCTATCTTTCTgtccaaaagaaaatttaagctTTATTTGTAACAATGTTAACTTTGCGGATGTTTTTAGTAATTGAAGAAGTTTCCATCACCTGTTTGGCGCGAATAGCCCGGGTTTGTGAGCGGTGTATGCGGTCCGGTATTCATGAGCTTCACGCTGTTCGGTGATGCCTTTTCTCGTAAACCACCAACGAGCAACGGGTGTTTCAGTGGGATGATCTTCTCCGGGCTGAGATCGCGCGTGTTCCGAAGACGACGAAACGTGCTCCGGCCAAGCGTTTCCTCCTGAAGAACGACGTCGTTTTTGCCCAGGAAAAGATCATCCGAGTGGTTGTACTGAGCGGCAAGGTTGATGTCCAATGAGTCTAGAGGAATGTTTCTATCAGCATAAAATGTAAAGAACTCCATTATCCAAAGCCGCAAAATAGGATGGAAGAGTTTTAGTTTGTACTTACGCGTGATTAACAAAATGCGCCGCTCGGCGGGCGGAACTCAATGTTTGGTGGTAAAACACCCGCTCGTTCGGGGGCAACGAGTCGGACCAACGTTTCGACGAATGCGTTTTCGGTGGAACAGGTAAATCCTTACGGTAGCTGCCTTCCCCATCGATACAGGGTATGTGCTCTTCGTTTCTTTCCCGCTTCAGCGATGTTTCACGTTCCTTCAGCAccatagtgtttttttttcgatttctccAAAAACAACTCGAaacaataaatgttttaaaaatgtattcctTTTAATAGAAATTTTAAACACGTCTACGAAATCTTCTGTCGTTAAATGTACTTTTCACAGTCACAGATGTAACTCGTAACGCAGCATGCTCAGTTATCGCACCGTTTTATGCTTGCACGATACTATTCCCCCTGCCGCCGTGTGCATAGGAATGCGTAGAAtgtttaatcgatttttcgaaCCTAGTAACCGTTGAGTCGGCAACATTCCTCACACATGACATTCTTTTAAATTGACGATACCGTATTTTACCCTTCCGTGCTGACCGTTTTGGGTACCTTTCGTTCAGGCGAGTTACTAGCCTCAGCCTTGACATCGTTTTCCTCGACATCGGTGTCGCTGCGTTCCTTTTGCTCACGCTTTTGTTTCCGCTTGTTCTGATTTTGCGTACTTTTAAGCATTTTATTATCGCTTAACCTAGGGAATGGAGAGAAATAAAAGCAGTTGAGGAAAggttgaataaattaaatagaaaaaaattgcTCACATCTGCATCGCCCTAGTGCCCGGGCCCCAATGAGCGGCGGGATTTTCCGGGAAGCGTGAAAGCGATTCTTTCCGGCTCGTTGGATTCGCCTGCGGGTGGATGTCTTCGATGTTGTATTCTTTCGCCGGTTGCTTCGACAGGATAGCCGTTAGGGGAACGTTCTCCAGGAATCGTTCTTCTTTAACAGGATGTATTCGGTGCCAGCAGCGAAGTATGTCCCACAACACACCCACGGGGGCATCTGTTTTAATGGACGTCCTGCTAGCATGCGAGAACGACACTCGGTAGCCTTCGTGTAGCAGGGCCGACCGCAGTTTGAGCATACCGATCGATTCCAGTTTCAATATTCCGCACATGCGATCCAGCGTGTAGTAGAGCGGAACATCGTGCAGCTCCTCCCCAATGACCGCAAGCGTTCCATAGATGCGCCGGATCGTAGTCAGACGTTTCGCTTCTTCCTGCTCAAGCGTGTGCATCAGTTCAGTTAGAAATTCTTCATCGTGCATCGGTGCAGACCAAATCGGTCCTCCCATGTGGTGCTGGTGATTGCAGTGCTCACACCGACTCCCGACGAACGGGCCCGTCGGTGTGCCAAACTTTATTTGCTGAGGATTGGCTTCGGTGGGATTAGGCTTAAGCACACCGAGCGGTTGAAGGGTAAGGGCCTCACAACCGGTACACTGAAACACCATAGACTGCTTGCTACTGCTTTTCTTGCACGCGTACTGCCCAGTGTAGACGCGGACGAAAACCCGAATATAAAAATCGGCCGATATGCTGAGCAACGGTTTGATGTACCGCCCGTATCGGGTTGCCGTCGTTTCAATGCAGCGAAGCAGAATGCGTAGCGCAAACTCGTGACATGCTTTCGTTTTAAGAGGTACAGAACCGTATTTAACATAGCATGCCTCCGGTGAGTTTCCAGCGAGCACGGCCATATCTGTGGCAGTGATTAGAAGTAATCCTCCGTCCTCAATGCTTTGTACGGCCCCATCCAGAAACCTTGTCGGGTGTCCATAGGGATCGAGATCAATTGCCGTAAAACGCTTGTCCGGTTTCGTTGACATGTACATCAGCGTCCTGCAATGTCGAGCCGTTGAGCTAATCAGGTTCCGACTCACGTTCGGGGGTTTTGCTTGTACTTACATTGCGTCGTTAAAACTCGGCGTTATTAGATGCTCAATATTGTTTTGCTTAACATTCTTTTCGATCGATTCAACCGCCGATTTAGATAAATCGTTGGCAATGATCTCTTTCACACCAGGGATTTCCTTCGCATACCGTATGCTACGCAATCCGGTCGCGGAAAGCGCTTCCAGTATCCGGAGTCCATTCTGATAAGAAGATAAAGCATTTAGAGTAGACTTGAAGAGCCGGTTAAAGCACGATAACATACCTCATGTTTAACGCCTGCCTGTAGCGAAGCTTCTCCGTTCGGTGCAGCGTATGAAGGATCTTTGCTTTTACGTTCCTCTTCCTTTTCACGTTGAAATATCCTGGAGAACGTCCTAAGGACACATATGCTCAGATCGCGATTGAATTCCTGCACCGGATTGTAGAACACATGATCGGCCAGGAGAATCTCGGCACTGCCTTCGCGAATGGTTTTTAGCATTGCATTGCCATCGCCTTTCTCGTCCATTTTTCTGGCAGTGGAATGCTTTTCAGACCTCGAGATGATGAATATACGACTGAGAACTATTCTTTGAAGAAATTGTGCTGattgaaacgtaaacaaagttGCACGTGCCATCGGCAATCGTTCTCTGACAGCCGGTTTGACAATGAACACAGCAAAATGGTATTCAAATCTTTTCTGTTGCTGTTATGTTATTGAGAAGTTTTATGTTTCTAACAAGAATAAAatcgtttcaattttatttaaaactattttctaCTTGTTGAACCTTGCAAATTATACGACAAAAAGTCAAAttcatttgagaaaaaaagacCATGCAGCAAAACGACGGTGCTCATGCAGCAAAAACATCGCAATTGACATTTGTccctttttctgttttgtttacgtAGCCGTAGAGTGTCATTCCAGATGACAAATTATTGTTCAGATGTGTTTTGATTGTTCACGGAAGAAAGTAACATACGCTAGAATTATTGGGTGTATTTTAGCGTAATTATATAAACGCTACACAATGGCAGAGGCCGCACTGATCAGCGAGCAAATAGAAGATGACGAGGTGCAGGAAATTCTCAAAACGGGAACCGACCTGCGGCAGTATTCGGCTCAGATCGAAAAGGAATTTAAGGAGGTCGAAAATCGGTCCATCGACGATTACATCAAGGAGAGCCAGAACATTGCCAACCTGCACTACCAGATTGGCAGCACATCGAACATCCTCGAGCGGATGGAGTCGATGCTGATGGACATACAGGGCGCTCTGAACAACATCAGCACCGAGATAACGTCGCTGCAGAAGAAATCGGTCTCGATGTCGGTTCAGCTCACCAACCGTCAGTCGATCCGGGCACAAATCTCACAGTTCGTAGAAGACATGGCGGTGCCGGAGGAAATGGTGGCCACCATCATGGACAGCCCGGTGACGGAGAAGGAATTCATGAACCACCTGAATGAGCTAAACCACAAGCTCAATCTTATGAAGGAGCTTAACTTTAAAGAATCCAAATCCTCTCAGGACGTTAGCGACGTGCTGCAGAAGCTGAAAGTGAAAGCGATGAGTAAACTGCGGCTCTACCTGATGGAGCAGATCTACAAGTTCCGCAAACCGATGGCCAACTACCAGATACCGCAGAATGCGATGTTGAAGTACAAGTTTTTCTTTGAGTTCATCCTGTCCAACGAGCGCGTGGTGGCGCAGGAAATTTGCAACGAGTACGTTGACACCATGGGAAAAATCTACTACAGCTACTTCAAAAGCTACTCGACCCGACTGGCCGCGCTCAAGTTCGAGGAAGCCGTCTCGAAGGACGATCTGATGGGATTGGATGATTCCGTTCCGAAGAGTATATTTTCGAAGGCGAGTTCGCTGAAGAACAAGAGCACAGTGTTTTCCATCGGTGATCGTGGTGACGTACTTAATCAGCAGCTAGAGGCCCCAATAATCGTGCCCCATGCGCAGCAAAAATCCCGCTATGCCTACGAAGCACTGTTCCGCTCGGAACAGTACGCCCTGGTCGACAACGCCTGCCGGGAGTATCTGTTCGTGACGGAGTTCTTCATTCTACGCGGCCAACAGGCGCAGGAGCTCTTCAATCAGATTATGGGAAAAACGACTGCTCTTTTAATTGTAAGCTTACGAGTGGAGTTCCCGTTGAATATTATAAAACGTCCTCTTATATTTTGCAGAAAAATTTAGAAACCTATGTTCAGGATTGCTACGACACGATAGCTCTCTTTCTTTGCATTCAACTGTGCCTACGGTATCAGCTGATGTGCCACAAAAGATGTGTTCCGGCATTGGACAAGTATGGATTCTTCCATAGATTTCCTTCCACTCCTTGTGATCCTCGAAAATCGTTTTGATTGTCCTATTTACAATTCAAGGTACTGGGACAATCTTCAAGCGGTCATATGGCCACGGTTCGAGCAGGTGTTTCGAATgaatattcaaagcatccTCGATTGTGATCCAACCAAATTTCCCAAAGAAACTGGTCCCCACTATGTAAGTATCGATCATAAATCTCGTAAGGACGCACTGGTTAATTTGAGAAAAATTCGTTCCAAAATAAGATCACCCGCCGTTATGCCGAGTTTTCGGCCGCCATCGTTGGGATTTCGGAGAACTTCCCCAACGAGCTGGTCAGCCATCTGCTGCTAGAACTTCAGGAGGAGGTAAAGTGCTTCATGCTGCGCATGGCCGCCATCTTCACCACCCGCAAGGAGCAGCTAATTTACCTGATCAACAACTACGACCTGGTGCTCGGTGTGCTGATGGAGCGCACGCGTGACAACTCGAAGGAAGCGGAAGCGTTCCGTGAACTGCTCAGCACGCGCAGTGCGGAGTACGTGGAAGAGATCCTTGCCCCGCACCTCGGGGGCATCATTCAGTTCGTGAAAGACTGCGAACAGATGCGTGACAAGGAGCAGACAGAGGAGCTTAAACGGCAGGAGCGGCGATCGTTGCAGCtggttgcaaacttttccgcCAACTGGAAGAAATCGTTGGAAGATCTGAACCGGGAGGTATTTCTGTCCTTTCCCTCGCTGGTCACCGGTTCGCAGCTGTTGCAGCTGGCGCTGGCACAGCTCGTACAGTATTATCACAAGTTCTACAAGCTGCTCACACCGAACGCTCGGGCCCAGCTGGTAAACATTCATGTGATAATGATCGAGATAAAAAAGTATAAGAGTAATTATTAGGCAGGGAAATTGGTAGGAAGTGCAATTGAGAGGGTGTCATAGAGTATTTGGGAAAATTACCACGTATGTACTTcactttttaatatttattggtTGAGTAGAAAAGACAAGCTCtaaaaaacacattataaTATTGACCAATACGCTCCTTTGCTCTTCCTGAAACAGGGAGACCTCGGGGGAAAATAATATTGCAAATAAAATCCTTCATTCCAACGGCTACGGAAACATGGGGCGCACACGTGCTTCTCTTCTCCCTTTAATCTTCATCCTGCAACAGCATGTCTACCAGATCTTCATTGGCGCACTGAGAACCATCCAAGCGCTGGGGCGATCGCCACCTCAGCAGGGTTGGAAGAAACACCAGATGGGTTCGGGGATCCTTACGGTAGGGACAGTTTTGATCCTTCCAGCTGCAATGCAACGAGTTTAATGATTAATGGTCCATGACATCACCGAGAGACAGCTCAAGTGTGTCCGATGACAAAGCACAACTTGTGTTATCACCGCCCGTAATACTCACAATGGACGCTCAATTTCAACCGTTATGAAATGACTTTTTTCCGGCGCATTTTCCAGAGCCTTCGTCACTACTGGTGCGGCTGAAACGAACAATTTGATTGGAAAGGAATgatatttaaattactttgtGTAATTTCGAGTCGGGAGGCGTCGAGAGTTGTACATCTTTTATCTTATCAATGAATTGTTTGTGATAGAACTAATCACTTTAGGTGGATCACTGTAGTCCACCTATTTTTTCCCCGGCGAACAAAAAGACTTACCCTTGACGCAGTACGGACACCAGCTTTCCCCATTTTCGTCCTTGCTCCCGGTGAACAAGATATGGACCGGCTCGCCGCTGCTTTCCAAACTTTCCGCCAGCTTGGTAAACTCCTCGTATCCAGTGACCTTATGTTTCACAACCATTCTTGCGAACCTTATCAGCGATAGGCGCATTCACAAATGAAACGAATGGTATAAAAAAGGAGTATTTATACTGACGATCACGATAAACTTAGCAAGCTATTCGTTGTGCAACCAGAAGGCAACACAAATCTGCACAGTGTGGTAAATGTTTAGGAAAGTAGAATGTTGTGCTATGCTTCAATCGCTGTTGACAATTCACAATTGACCAGCTCAGCTGACTCACTTTCCGCTGGAGCTTCAAAAATCTTGGTCATAACTAATGGCTAAAGCAACtaatttttaataactttttagtggctTGCCCAATTTTAGCGCCATActcctcaaatgaaaggtcttttaaaGAATGATAACTCTGTGCAACAAAGACTCTTCCGTAATTCTTGTCGCTAAAATTCGATGTTTTTCATGAGAACAAAaacttcgttttctttttgttctaaGCAATCCATTGAACGTTCTacgtttttattgaaaaattgaaattatcagaaggataattttaatatttttcacacaaaatataaaaaaatgttattcctACAGGTCCAGTGAAAATATAAACTCCATGCCAATGTGACCCCAATTCGAGGCATACTTTTCACCGGGCAGTGTGTTATTGTTGCCAATGTCAATATCTGTCAAAAACAGACAAGCGCATTTTGCAGTCCTTCTGTGCCGGGTGTTGTGGAATTATCACAAATTGCGTAAAATAAACGcagttttaaatagttttaccAGAACGGCAGTTCGGGGAGTGTACGATGACCATTAGTAATCTGATCAGATCACGATGCAGTCTGGCGGCCGCGAAAACGTTCCTGGAGGTAAAGGAAACCATTCCGGTGGAGCACGTTACATAATTTTACATGCggttattcattttttatttcactattAGAATGTGAAATCGTTTTCCAGCCATGCGACTTTCGCGGAGCACAAACCGCTAGAAAAGATTCGTAACATCGGTATCTCGGCGCATATCGACAGTGGTAAGACGACGCTGACCGAGCGTATCCTGTTCTACACTGGCCGCATCAAGGAAATGCACGAGGTGAAGGGCAAGGATAACGTCGGTGCTACGATGGATTCGATGGAGCTGGAGCGGCAGCGAGGTATCACCATCCAATCGGCTGCAACGTATACGATCTGGAAGGAtcacaacatcaacatcatcgaTACGCCCGGACACGTGGACTTCACGGTGGAGGTAGAGCGCGCACTGCGTGTCCTCGACGGTGCCATCCTGGTGCTGTGCAGTGTCGGTGGAGTGCAGAGTCAAACGCTTACCGTGAACAGGCAGATGAAGCGTTACAATGTACCCTGCCTGGGGTTCATTAACAAGCTCGATCGATCCGGTGCAAACCCGTACCGTGTGCTCGGACAGATGCGCTCCAAGTTGAACCACAATGCCGCGTTCGTGCAGCTACCGATCGGTGTTGAGAGTAACTGCAAGGGTGTGATCGATCTGGTCAAACAGAAGGCGCTATACTTTGAGGAGCCGTATGGGTTGAAGATCCGAGAGGATGAAATCCCTGCCGATATGCGCACGGAGAGTGCCGAACGGCGCCAGGAACTGATCGAACATCTATCGAACGTGGATGAGCGAATCGGTGAGCTGTTTCTGGAGGAAAGGGAAGCCACAGTGGAGGATATTATGGGTGCAATTAGGAGGTCGACACTGAAGCGCACCTTCACGCCGGTTCTCGTGGGTACGGCGCTGAAAAACAAAGGTGTTCAACCCCTGCTGGACGCCGTGCTGAACTACTTGCCACACCCGGGCGAGGTGGAGAATATTGCACTGGTAGAGAAGAAAGAGCAGGAAGCACAGAAGGTTATCCTTAACCCGGCCCGAGACGGAAAGGAACCGTTCGTGGGGTTGGCCTTCAAGTTGGAAGCGGGACGTTTCGGACAGCTTACCTACCTGCGCTGCTACCAGGGGGTGTTGCGGAAGGGCGACAACATTTACAACTCGCGATCGGGCAAGAAGATCCGTCTGGCGCGACTGGTTCGGCTACACTCGAACCAAATGGAGGACGTAAACGAGGTGTACGCGGGCGATATATTTGCCCTGTTCGGTGTCGATTGTGCCTCGGGCGATACGTTCGTGACGAACCCAAAGCTGGAGCTTTCGATGGAATCGATCTTCGTGCCCGATCCGGTCGTCTCGATGGCGATCAAACCGAACAACTCGAAGGATCGCGACAACTTCGCCAAAGCGATCGCACGCTTCACAAAGGAAGATCCCACGTTTCACTTTGAGTATGATCCGGACATCAAGGAGACGCTCGTGTCGGGCATGGGTGAGTTGCATCTGGAAATCTACGCCCAGCGGATGGAGCGCGAGTACAACTGCCCGGTAACGCTCGGTAAACCGAAGGTGGCGTTCCGTGAAACGCTCATCGCGCCGTGCGAGTTTGACTACCTGCACAAGAAGCAATCGGGTGGTCAGGGACAGTTTGGTAGGGTTACCGGCGTGCTAGAGCCGCTACCACCGCACCAGAACACGTTGGTAGAGTTCGTGGATGAAACGATGGGCACGAACGTGCCGAAACAGTTCATCCCGGGTATCGAGAAGGGCTTCCGGCAGATGGCGGAAAAGGGTCTGCTGTCCGGGCATAAGCTATCCGGCATTAAGTTCCGACTGCAGGATGGTGCGCATCACATTGTCGACTCGAGCGAGCTGGCGTTTATGCTGGCGGCCCAGGGTGCACTCAAGAGTGTGTTCGAAAACGGAAGCTGGCAGATTCTCGAGCCGGTCATGATGGTGGAGGTGACCGCCCCGGAGGAGTTTCAGGGTACGGTGATTGGACAGTTGAACAAACGGCACGGTATCATCACCGGCACCGAGGGTGCCGAAGGGTGGTTCACGGTGTACGCCGAGGTTCCGCTGAACGATATGTTCGGGTACGCCGGTGAGTTGCGCTCGAGCACGCAGGGTAAGGGCGAGTTCAGTATGGAGTACAGCCGGTACTCGCCTTGCATGCCAGAGGTGCAGGAGAAGCTGGTGCACGACTATCAGGTTTCGCAGGGGTTGGCCGTAGataagaagcagaagaaaaagaactaaATCCGTAGGCACTTGGTGTCGTTCCCCCCCTTACCCCCATGAATTTGtacatagttttgttttcgtcatgCTAAGATTATATGCTGTAAACGTATTATAAGCGAAATATATCAAACACTCGACACGACGTTCGGTGCTAAAACGAAAAAGCGAACACTCTCTCAGTCAACACAGCGACTCTGATGGCATAGGTTGTAAATGGAATAGTTATAATGTggtactttatttttttttaaattactttcacATAACTCCATTCCTGCTACGGGGGACAATTTGGTGGAATATCcaacagtttattttttttcaatttacttaaatcCTATAAAAATGCTATGCCTCACAATTGTCGAATGGTGTGTCGGGTTGGTTGCCCACTGAATGTCGTTTGTTGGTTTGTAAATTGTCCACCTTTTAAAAAATCCTTCACCAAAGGGGTATAATGTTAGTAATTTGTCTAGTGGAAATTAGTCTATTTGTGGTTCGGCCACTaatcgacgacgacggaggGTGCCTCTTACCCGGGTAAATCTTCTGTTTGTCTTGTATTAGAAGTATAATGCTTCTTCCATTCGGCTCAACAACAACGTTCGGTCGGAGAGATCGATAAGTACATGCATTTTCCTTCGTCAGCCTTTCCTTATACCCTGCACAGTAAACCAACGAGGTTTGTTACCTCGGTTCCCCGCCCCACCTAACCTATTCCTAAAACACTCCTTCACACCCTCGTTTCGGAAGCCCTATCGCCTCCGCATCCCCCCGGGAAAGCGAACGTTCCACCACCGGGATTGCTGCAATTGCTATTGACACCACGACCGTTGCTGCTGCCGGATCGCGAATTCATCCAAAACTCTCGCTTCATTTTCTGCAATAATTGGTTGATGATTGATTGACCAGTTTTAGTAAAACGTACCGTGGCGGTTTTACGGTCGAAGCAGAAATACATAAACGCGCAGTATTACAGTAGCGTCCGGTGACTGTTTCTAAGCCAGTTATTACGAGTGTAACGGCATGGGTAACTATGATGATCGTGTTCAATGgttaaaggaaaaataataggGATGATCTATCCAAGCAAGCTACACGTGGCGTGGGCTTCCAGTAGCTGACTGTGGTGAAAGCAATCGATAAAGGTTTTTTTAACTGCCAAGCTACTTTCATGCTATGAGTATGATATTATTTAATTCTTTACTAGGTAAAACATTATTCTCATTAAGACCTATTCTCTTTGAACCGGCAAAATATTGTGTGTAATTGTGCGGGCTCATACATGATGTGCATGCCTTAACGTATCCTTGAAGTAACGACTATTgcataaaacattttctagttgTTTTGGGACGATATTTTAACCGAATtacataaatcaattttaagtTAGTTAATGTTTTGAAcatggtgtttttttaaactaccGAAGCTGTAACGTTCACAACAAATGGCCTACTTCTATTCCGTTTTCTCGAGCACATACTACCACTAGCGCAACCAAGCGTGTCCAATGATGCTTTTAGACGTATACTGTCTACTAGCGGTACGCCGCATTCGCCTTCTAACTACGGACCATCCACAGGATGCATTATGCATGTACACTTCCGCCAACCGCGGGACACACATTCGACATACGATAACGATACGACGAGCAGAGAGGGCACAATGGATGGACTCACAACACAACGGGGAGACGTTAGTGTAAGTGCTTGGAGTGGTGGGCTGCAGTGGTTCTGGAAGTCGAGTGGCGAGTGATTCGTGTATCTTCTGTCCATTCTGATGTTGTACTGCGAGCGCGCACGGATACGCCATTGGAGTGTTACTATGTTCCGGAATTTAAGTTTGTTTCTTAGCGCGGGGTTTCTTCACgtggttttttaaatgtgaGGGGAAAAGTGTGAAAATAGTGCGATCGACATTTCTGTTAGTACTCAACGCACACTGTACTTTGATAACGCACACTCACATacatgcatacacacacacacatacacccataCTTATGCCAGCGCGTGCAGATCGCGAAAAATGCTTAGACCTGTGTCTTTTTCTGGTGACTTAATTGACGCCCCTGCTCATCCACCTCATCCTCCTCGCGCATAGTGGACagtctttt
Coding sequences within:
- the LOC131266185 gene encoding tRNA (guanine(26)-N(2))-dimethyltransferase; translation: MDEKGDGNAMLKTIREGSAEILLADHVFYNPVQEFNRDLSICVLRTFSRIFQREKEEERKSKDPSYAAPNGEASLQAGVKHENGLRILEALSATGLRSIRYAKEIPGVKEIIANDLSKSAVESIEKNVKQNNIEHLITPSFNDAMTLMYMSTKPDKRFTAIDLDPYGHPTRFLDGAVQSIEDGGLLLITATDMAVLAGNSPEACYVKYGSVPLKTKACHEFALRILLRCIETTATRYGRYIKPLLSISADFYIRVFVRVYTGQYACKKSSSKQSMVFQCTGCEALTLQPLGVLKPNPTEANPQQIKFGTPTGPFVGSRCEHCNHQHHMGGPIWSAPMHDEEFLTELMHTLEQEEAKRLTTIRRIYGTLAVIGEELHDVPLYYTLDRMCGILKLESIGMLKLRSALLHEGYRVSFSHASRTSIKTDAPVGVLWDILRCWHRIHPVKEERFLENVPLTAILSKQPAKEYNIEDIHPQANPTSRKESLSRFPENPAAHWGPGTRAMQMLSDNKMLKSTQNQNKRKQKREQKERSDTDVEENDVKAEASNSPERKVPKTVSTEG
- the LOC131266188 gene encoding thioredoxin domain-containing protein 17: MRLSLIRFARMVVKHKVTGYEEFTKLAESLESSGEPVHILFTGSKDENGESWCPYCVKAAPVVTKALENAPEKSHFITVEIERPFWKDQNCPYRKDPRTHLVFLPTLLRWRSPQRLDGSQCANEDLVDMLLQDED
- the LOC131266184 gene encoding vacuolar protein sorting-associated protein 52 homolog; the protein is MAEAALISEQIEDDEVQEILKTGTDLRQYSAQIEKEFKEVENRSIDDYIKESQNIANLHYQIGSTSNILERMESMLMDIQGALNNISTEITSLQKKSVSMSVQLTNRQSIRAQISQFVEDMAVPEEMVATIMDSPVTEKEFMNHLNELNHKLNLMKELNFKESKSSQDVSDVLQKLKVKAMSKLRLYLMEQIYKFRKPMANYQIPQNAMLKYKFFFEFILSNERVVAQEICNEYVDTMGKIYYSYFKSYSTRLAALKFEEAVSKDDLMGLDDSVPKSIFSKASSLKNKSTVFSIGDRGDVLNQQLEAPIIVPHAQQKSRYAYEALFRSEQYALVDNACREYLFVTEFFILRGQQAQELFNQIMGKTTALLIKNLETYVQDCYDTIALFLCIQLCLRYQLMCHKRCVPALDKYWDNLQAVIWPRFEQVFRMNIQSILDCDPTKFPKETGPHYITRRYAEFSAAIVGISENFPNELVSHLLLELQEEVKCFMLRMAAIFTTRKEQLIYLINNYDLVLGVLMERTRDNSKEAEAFRELLSTRSAEYVEEILAPHLGGIIQFVKDCEQMRDKEQTEELKRQERRSLQLVANFSANWKKSLEDLNREVFLSFPSLVTGSQLLQLALAQLVQYYHKFYKLLTPNARAQLVNIHVIMIEIKKYKSNY
- the LOC131262454 gene encoding elongation factor G, mitochondrial, coding for MTISNLIRSRCSLAAAKTFLENVKSFSSHATFAEHKPLEKIRNIGISAHIDSGKTTLTERILFYTGRIKEMHEVKGKDNVGATMDSMELERQRGITIQSAATYTIWKDHNINIIDTPGHVDFTVEVERALRVLDGAILVLCSVGGVQSQTLTVNRQMKRYNVPCLGFINKLDRSGANPYRVLGQMRSKLNHNAAFVQLPIGVESNCKGVIDLVKQKALYFEEPYGLKIREDEIPADMRTESAERRQELIEHLSNVDERIGELFLEEREATVEDIMGAIRRSTLKRTFTPVLVGTALKNKGVQPLLDAVLNYLPHPGEVENIALVEKKEQEAQKVILNPARDGKEPFVGLAFKLEAGRFGQLTYLRCYQGVLRKGDNIYNSRSGKKIRLARLVRLHSNQMEDVNEVYAGDIFALFGVDCASGDTFVTNPKLELSMESIFVPDPVVSMAIKPNNSKDRDNFAKAIARFTKEDPTFHFEYDPDIKETLVSGMGELHLEIYAQRMEREYNCPVTLGKPKVAFRETLIAPCEFDYLHKKQSGGQGQFGRVTGVLEPLPPHQNTLVEFVDETMGTNVPKQFIPGIEKGFRQMAEKGLLSGHKLSGIKFRLQDGAHHIVDSSELAFMLAAQGALKSVFENGSWQILEPVMMVEVTAPEEFQGTVIGQLNKRHGIITGTEGAEGWFTVYAEVPLNDMFGYAGELRSSTQGKGEFSMEYSRYSPCMPEVQEKLVHDYQVSQGLAVDKKQKKKN
- the LOC131266186 gene encoding cilia- and flagella-associated protein 276, whose amino-acid sequence is MVLKERETSLKRERNEEHIPCIDGEGSYRKDLPVPPKTHSSKRWSDSLPPNERVFYHQTLSSARRAAHFVNHANIPLDSLDINLAAQYNHSDDLFLGKNDVVLQEETLGRSTFRRLRNTRDLSPEKIIPLKHPLLVGGLREKASPNSVKLMNTGPHTPLTNPGYSRQTGDGNFFNY